A segment of the Stigmatella aurantiaca genome:
TCCCACGCGTCGTCCTCGCCGGGGAGACCCGCGCCGCGCGGGCTGGTGTCGGGGGCCACGAGCATCACCCCCAGCTCCGCGGCGAGCCGTTGGGCGCCTCCCTTGGCCAGGAAAGTCTCCTCCGTGCAGGTGAGCCCCGCCAGGTAATAGAGCACCGGCACCTTGCGGGAGGCGGCCTGGGGCGGCGTGAAGACGCCGAAGCGCATCTCCCCGCCACAGGCCTGCGAGGCATGCCGGTAGAAGGCCACGCTGCCACCAAAGCAGCGGTGTTCCGACGCGAGCGTCAGGGGCGAGCTCATGCTCAGTACCTCACCACGCTGCGGATGGACTCCCCGCGGTGCATCATGTCGAAGGCCTGGGAGATGTTCTCCAGCGGCACCGTGTGGGTGATGAGCGGGTCGATCTGGATCTTCCCCTCCATGTACCAGTCCACGATGCGGGGCACGTCCGTGCGGCCGCGCGCGCCGCCGAAGGCCGACCCCTTCCACACACGCCCGGTGACGAGCTGGAACGGCCGGGTGCTGATCTCCTGCCCCGCGGCCGCCACGCCGATGATGATGCTCTCGCCCCAGCCCTTGTGGCAGCACTCCAGGGCCTGGCGCATCGTCTGCACGTTGCCGATGCACTCGAAGCTGTAGTCCGCCCCACCCTTGGTGAGGTCCACCAGGTACTTCACGAGATCACCCCCCACTTCCTTGGGGTTCACGAAGTGCGTCATGCCGAGCTTCGTGGCGAGCTCGCGCCGCGCGGGGTTGATGTCCACCCCGATGATCATGTTCGCGCCCACCATGCGCGCGCCCTGGATCACGTTGAGCCCGATGCCGCCCAGGCCGAAGACAACCACGTTGCTGCCGGGCTTCACCTGGGCGGTGTAGACGACGGCGCCGATGCCGGTCGTCACGCCGCAGCCGATGTAGCAGACCTTCTCGAAGGGCGCGTCCTCGCGGATCTTCGCCACGGCGATCTCCGGGAGCACCGTGTACTGGGCGAAGGTGGAGGTGCCCATGTAGTGGTGAATGGGCGTCTTGCCGAGCCTGAACCGGCTGGTGCCATCGGGCATCAGCCCCTGGCCCTGCGTCTGGCGGATGGCCTGACAGAGGTTCGTCCGGCGCGACAGGCAGTACTCACACTGCCGGCACTCCGGGGTGTAGAGGGGAATGACGTGGTCCCCCCGCCTCACCGAAGTGACCCCGGGCCCCACGTCCACCACCACCCCGGCCCCCTCGTGGCCCAGGATGGCCGGGAAGAGCCCCTCGGGATCCTTGCCCGACAGGGTGTAGTCATCGGTGTGGCAGACCCCGGTGGCCTTCAGCTCCACGAGCACCTCGCCCGCCTTGGGCCCCTCGAGCTGCACCGTCTCGATGCTCAGGGGCTTGCCCGCCTCGAACGCGACCGCCGCGCGAACGTCCATGGTCTCTCCCGCTGCCGTTGGCCCTCCGGAAGTGAAGGGCGATGGAGCAGCAACTATCGAAGTTGCCGCCCCGGATCCAATTCCTCTGCGATGGCGCGCAGGCCCGCCAGGGCCGTCACCGGCAGGCCGATGCCCTGGGGAGGGACCTGGGGCTCGCGCACGTTGAGGCGGATGAGCGTCCCCCGCCCCGCCGAGGCCACCTGCTCGCAAAACCGCCGCACCGAGGGAATGGCCGTGCCCGCCCCACACTCGATGACCGCCAGCTTTCCGGGCGTCACCGTCTCCAGCCACGCCACGAGCCGCTGCTCCTGTTCCTCGGTGCGCGCGGAATCCCAGCCTCCATCCCCGAACATGAGGATGTTGGGCCGCAAGAGCGCGCCGCAGGAGGGACACGTGGGCAGGGGCGCCTCGGCCCGGAACGTCCCGGGCTCCACCCGCACCGTGTACGGGTCCGCGGGGAAGATGCCCCCGCATCCGCCCAGGCACTGCATGGCGTGGATGGAGCCGTGGATCTCCAGGATCCGGTCCTCGGCAAAGCCCGCCTTCTGGAACTGCCCGTCCACGTTGGAGGTGAAGACGAAGGCGCCCCGCGGCATGCGCTCGGCCCAGGCGCGCAGCAGCGCGAACCCGGGGTGCGGCGCCGTCGTGCGGTACAGCCCGAGCCGGTGGCCATAGAACCCCCAGGCGAAGGAAGGGTCCTTCTGGAACCACCGGGGATTGGCCATGGCGGCGAAGTCGAGGCCGAGCTTCGCGTAGGCGGGATAGGCCCGCCAGAAGCCTTCACTCCCCCGGAAGTCTGGCAGGCCTGAGTCCACCCCCATCCCCGCCCCGGCTCCAATGAGGAGTGCTTCGGCGGAGCGGAGGACATCGGCGGCGCGGCGGAGATCGTTTGAGCTCATGAGGCGCGGGAGAGCGTAACAAATTGACTTGCAGTCCCGAGACACCCGGAGCAGTCATCACGCGCTTTTCGACACCTCTCAAAAGGAGCAGGACATGACGCGAGTACTGGGAGTGCTGGTGGGCCTGATGGCCCTGACGGCGGCGGCCAAGCCGGTGCAGAAGCCGGTGAAGTACGAGCTGGACGGGACGAAGTTCGAGGGCGTGCTGGTCTACGACGACTCCGTGAAGAAGCCGCGGCCGGGCCTCGTCATGGTCCCCAACTGGCTGGGCATCAACGAGGCCACCCTGAAGATGGCCACGAACGTGGCCGGCAAGCAGTACATCGTCTTCGTCACGGACATGTACGGCGAGGCCGTGCGCCCCAAGAATCAGCA
Coding sequences within it:
- a CDS encoding S-(hydroxymethyl)glutathione dehydrogenase/class III alcohol dehydrogenase; the protein is MDVRAAVAFEAGKPLSIETVQLEGPKAGEVLVELKATGVCHTDDYTLSGKDPEGLFPAILGHEGAGVVVDVGPGVTSVRRGDHVIPLYTPECRQCEYCLSRRTNLCQAIRQTQGQGLMPDGTSRFRLGKTPIHHYMGTSTFAQYTVLPEIAVAKIREDAPFEKVCYIGCGVTTGIGAVVYTAQVKPGSNVVVFGLGGIGLNVIQGARMVGANMIIGVDINPARRELATKLGMTHFVNPKEVGGDLVKYLVDLTKGGADYSFECIGNVQTMRQALECCHKGWGESIIIGVAAAGQEISTRPFQLVTGRVWKGSAFGGARGRTDVPRIVDWYMEGKIQIDPLITHTVPLENISQAFDMMHRGESIRSVVRY
- a CDS encoding SIR2 family NAD-dependent protein deacylase; the protein is MGVDSGLPDFRGSEGFWRAYPAYAKLGLDFAAMANPRWFQKDPSFAWGFYGHRLGLYRTTAPHPGFALLRAWAERMPRGAFVFTSNVDGQFQKAGFAEDRILEIHGSIHAMQCLGGCGGIFPADPYTVRVEPGTFRAEAPLPTCPSCGALLRPNILMFGDGGWDSARTEEQEQRLVAWLETVTPGKLAVIECGAGTAIPSVRRFCEQVASAGRGTLIRLNVREPQVPPQGIGLPVTALAGLRAIAEELDPGRQLR